Proteins from one Catenuloplanes atrovinosus genomic window:
- a CDS encoding dolichyl-phosphate-mannose--protein mannosyltransferase, whose translation MTSAATAQTDGLADPAIDPGAPSKATSPARTGDDLVPAIVRRRLVPWDRRFDGYSWAATGFVVAIAALLRLVGLADPKGLVFDEVYYATDAYDMLSRGIEWDEKTGGPAYVVHPPLGKWAIALGEAAFGNNEFGWRISAAVAGILSVLILTRLAIRLFGSVILGCSAGLLLALDGFHLVMSRTALLDIFLQLFILAAFAALVLDRDHRRRRWLGAIEQGRVQPTGRVVFAFPGGVPWWRLTAAVLIGCACGVKWSAMSVLPIFFLLVWLWEGGAQRTAGIRWGYLKALPYAFGWSLISGVIIAAVYLATWTGWLATDDGYFRHWLADSGRAEPPVIGALINLWHYHSEAVGFHNQLVTKHPYQSWPWQWLLLGRPVAFFWDGDLPCGASHCAAEVLLLGTPVLWWSFIPALLALIWFGIARRDWRALFILLGAAANFLPWFWFAITEGRTMFSFYVLPSVPFFVLAVAYVLGAIMTPTFASQRLDHEAVLERRKIGAVVLGVYLILVAVCFWYFYPVFVGESIPYSEWSARMWLGSRWI comes from the coding sequence GTGACCTCGGCGGCAACAGCGCAGACAGACGGCCTCGCGGACCCGGCGATCGACCCCGGCGCTCCCTCGAAGGCCACCTCACCTGCTCGGACGGGTGACGACCTGGTCCCCGCGATCGTGCGGCGGCGCCTGGTCCCGTGGGACCGGCGGTTCGACGGCTACTCGTGGGCCGCGACCGGCTTCGTGGTGGCGATCGCCGCGCTGCTCCGCCTGGTCGGGCTCGCCGACCCGAAGGGCCTGGTGTTCGACGAGGTCTACTACGCGACCGACGCGTACGACATGCTCTCCCGCGGCATCGAGTGGGACGAGAAGACCGGCGGCCCGGCGTACGTGGTGCATCCGCCGCTCGGCAAGTGGGCGATCGCGCTCGGCGAGGCTGCCTTCGGCAACAACGAGTTCGGCTGGCGGATCTCCGCGGCCGTGGCCGGCATCCTGTCCGTGCTGATCCTGACCCGGCTGGCGATCCGCCTGTTCGGCTCCGTGATCCTGGGCTGCTCGGCCGGCCTGCTGCTCGCGCTGGACGGCTTCCACCTGGTGATGTCGCGGACCGCGCTGCTGGACATCTTCCTCCAGCTGTTCATCCTGGCCGCGTTCGCCGCGCTGGTGCTGGACCGCGACCACCGGCGGCGGCGCTGGCTGGGCGCGATCGAGCAGGGCCGGGTGCAGCCCACCGGCCGGGTGGTGTTCGCGTTCCCCGGCGGCGTGCCGTGGTGGCGGCTGACGGCCGCGGTGCTGATCGGCTGCGCCTGCGGCGTCAAGTGGAGCGCGATGTCCGTCCTGCCGATCTTCTTCCTGCTGGTGTGGCTCTGGGAGGGCGGCGCGCAGCGTACCGCCGGCATCCGCTGGGGCTACCTGAAGGCGCTGCCCTACGCGTTCGGCTGGAGCCTGATCTCCGGCGTGATCATCGCCGCCGTCTACCTGGCCACCTGGACCGGCTGGCTCGCGACCGACGACGGCTACTTCCGGCACTGGCTGGCGGACAGCGGCCGCGCGGAGCCGCCGGTGATCGGCGCGCTGATCAACCTGTGGCACTACCACTCCGAGGCGGTCGGCTTCCACAACCAGCTGGTGACGAAGCACCCGTACCAGTCATGGCCCTGGCAGTGGCTCCTGCTGGGCCGCCCGGTGGCGTTCTTCTGGGACGGCGACCTGCCGTGCGGCGCATCGCACTGCGCCGCCGAGGTGCTGCTGCTCGGCACCCCGGTGCTGTGGTGGTCGTTCATCCCGGCGCTGCTCGCGCTGATCTGGTTCGGCATCGCCCGGCGCGACTGGCGCGCCCTCTTCATCCTGCTCGGCGCCGCCGCCAACTTCCTGCCGTGGTTCTGGTTCGCGATCACCGAGGGCCGCACGATGTTCTCGTTCTACGTGCTCCCCTCGGTCCCCTTCTTCGTCCTCGCCGTCGCCTACGTCCTCGGCGCGATCATGACCCCCACCTTCGCCTCCCAGCGGCTCGACCACGAGGCCGTCCTCGAACGCCGCAAAATCGGCGCCGTGGTCCTCGGCGTCTACCTGATCCTGGTGGCAGTCTGCTTCTGGTACTTCTACCCGGTCTTCGTAGGCGAGTCGATCCCCTACTCCGAGTGGTCCGCACGCATGTGGCTGGGCAGCCGCTGGATCTAG